The proteins below come from a single Thalassotalea ponticola genomic window:
- the nadE gene encoding ammonia-dependent NAD(+) synthetase, which translates to MDRQAIIDEMRVLPSINARMEITRRVDFIKEQLLNSGLNHLILGISGGVDSSTCGKLAQLAINELNEEHGGGYKFVAVRLPYNVQADEDDAQLALSFIQPDVQLSTNIMQGADGIHQEAVTVLEQQGLLEANNHRLDFSKGNVKARSRMVMQYHLAGILGGLVIGTDHSAENITGFYTKWGDGACDMVPLFGLNKRQVRQLAAELGAPEKLITKAPTADLEELEPGKPDEVALGLSYDQIDDFLEGKPVSEAVEQRLIDIFVKTQHKRKPIPTVYD; encoded by the coding sequence ATGGACCGCCAGGCGATTATCGATGAAATGAGAGTATTACCATCCATCAATGCAAGAATGGAAATTACTCGACGCGTTGACTTTATCAAAGAGCAACTGCTAAATTCAGGCTTGAATCATCTTATTTTAGGCATCAGTGGCGGAGTCGACTCCTCGACCTGCGGCAAGCTCGCACAACTTGCCATCAACGAGTTAAATGAAGAGCACGGCGGCGGTTATAAATTTGTTGCGGTGCGTCTTCCCTACAACGTGCAAGCGGATGAAGACGATGCGCAATTAGCACTGAGCTTTATTCAACCGGATGTTCAATTATCGACCAACATCATGCAAGGCGCCGACGGCATTCACCAAGAAGCGGTGACGGTATTGGAACAGCAAGGATTGCTTGAAGCCAATAATCATCGCCTAGACTTTTCCAAAGGCAATGTAAAAGCGCGCTCACGTATGGTCATGCAATACCACTTAGCCGGTATTTTGGGTGGCTTAGTTATCGGTACCGATCACAGCGCTGAAAATATTACCGGCTTTTATACCAAGTGGGGTGACGGGGCATGTGATATGGTGCCGCTGTTTGGCTTGAATAAGCGTCAAGTACGTCAGCTTGCTGCTGAGCTTGGGGCTCCTGAAAAATTAATCACCAAAGCGCCAACGGCCGATTTAGAAGAACTTGAACCGGGTAAGCCGGATGAAGTCGCTTTGGGCTTGAGCTATGATCAAATTGACGACTTCCTCGAAGGCAAACCGGTTAGCGAAGCTGTGGAACAACGCTTGATAGATATTTTTGTAAAAACCCAACACAAGCGCAAACCGATCCCTACTGTTTACGATTAA
- the fdhD gene encoding formate dehydrogenase accessory sulfurtransferase FdhD, which translates to MTTKHALTTANTDSEQSPLTNYQFATDTHDGIHTVNKIRYSVDASSLNKSANQDLVSVEEPLQINLLWQDNKGQPQEREFTITMRTPGNDPQLAIGLLHSEGIIRTADDVVMAVHQRTEQGINGNQIDIELTPGIIPDWEQYQRHLTMQSSCGICGKTSLKSLELKTPPDLDQQPHWLDPRTVLSVSQIMRKQQRQFAQTGGVHAVGLFNAAGELLLVKEDVGRHNAMDKLIGAHMYLDEQYYSPQSVVVLSGRISFELVQKALMAGFPVIVAVGAPSSLAISVAQRFNITLIGFVSGKGFNVYHGAWRLIKQTP; encoded by the coding sequence ATGACGACAAAACACGCATTAACGACAGCTAACACCGACAGTGAACAGTCGCCATTGACCAACTATCAATTTGCGACTGACACTCACGATGGTATTCACACGGTAAATAAAATTCGTTACAGCGTTGACGCTAGCAGCTTAAACAAGTCGGCGAACCAAGACTTAGTCAGCGTGGAAGAGCCGCTGCAAATCAATTTACTGTGGCAAGATAACAAGGGTCAGCCACAAGAACGCGAGTTTACCATTACCATGCGAACGCCGGGTAATGACCCTCAATTGGCAATCGGTTTGTTGCACAGTGAAGGGATCATTCGCACCGCTGATGATGTGGTCATGGCTGTGCATCAACGCACAGAACAAGGCATTAATGGCAATCAAATTGATATCGAATTAACGCCTGGTATCATACCCGACTGGGAGCAGTATCAGCGCCACTTAACAATGCAATCAAGTTGTGGCATTTGCGGTAAAACATCGCTCAAATCGCTCGAATTAAAAACGCCACCAGACCTCGATCAACAACCCCATTGGTTAGATCCCCGCACCGTGTTGTCAGTCAGCCAGATCATGCGTAAACAGCAGCGTCAATTTGCCCAAACCGGAGGCGTGCATGCGGTCGGGCTGTTTAATGCCGCTGGCGAGTTGTTGCTGGTTAAAGAAGACGTTGGGCGCCACAATGCAATGGATAAGTTAATTGGTGCACATATGTATCTCGATGAGCAATATTACAGTCCACAAAGCGTAGTGGTGCTCAGCGGGCGTATTAGCTTTGAGTTAGTACAAAAAGCACTGATGGCCGGTTTCCCGGTGATTGTCGCGGTTGGCGCTCCATCCTCATTGGCTATATCGGTTGCTCAGCGATTTAATATCACGTTAATCGGTTTTGTCTCCGGCAAAGGTTTTAACGTTTATCACGGCGCTTGGCGACTAATCAAACAAACGCCATAA
- the glnB gene encoding nitrogen regulatory protein P-II has translation MKKIEAIIKPFKMDDVREALAEVNITGMTVSEVRGFGRQKGHTELYRGAEYMVDFLPKVKLEIVVADDDVERCVNAIVETAQTGKIGDGKIFVTSVERVIRIRTGEEDEAAI, from the coding sequence ATGAAGAAGATCGAAGCGATTATTAAGCCATTTAAAATGGATGATGTTCGTGAGGCATTGGCTGAAGTAAATATAACGGGTATGACAGTTTCCGAAGTAAGGGGCTTTGGTCGTCAAAAAGGGCATACCGAGTTATATCGCGGCGCCGAATACATGGTTGATTTCTTACCAAAGGTCAAATTAGAAATCGTAGTTGCCGATGACGATGTAGAGCGTTGTGTCAACGCGATAGTCGAGACAGCCCAAACCGGAAAAATTGGCGACGGTAAGATTTTTGTCACCAGCGTGGAACGAGTGATTCGCATTCGCACCGGTGAAGAAGACGAAGCCGCAATTTAG
- the pdxH gene encoding pyridoxamine 5'-phosphate oxidase, with protein MTLLEKLRCLFTFGQGVALPLPPIPDDKNPFDLFATWYDDAQKSGILLPEAMSVSTCDATGQPSSRMVLMKSFDRDGFVFYTNYGSRKAQELEQNQKVALLFHWGVLQRQVRIEGTVEKTTQQQSEQYFHSRGRGSQIGAWASKQSQRIQYEGELKQREAKFSEQFKDQEVPLPEFWGGYRIKPSYIEFWQGRANRLHDRICFERGDNDWHTYSLHP; from the coding sequence ATGACGCTATTGGAAAAGTTACGCTGCCTTTTTACCTTTGGACAAGGTGTGGCACTGCCATTACCGCCGATTCCCGACGATAAGAACCCGTTTGATTTGTTTGCAACGTGGTATGACGATGCTCAAAAGTCGGGAATATTACTACCCGAGGCAATGTCAGTATCGACCTGTGACGCCACCGGACAACCCTCATCTCGCATGGTGCTGATGAAATCATTTGATCGAGATGGCTTCGTTTTTTACACCAACTACGGTAGTCGAAAAGCCCAAGAGCTAGAGCAAAATCAAAAAGTTGCCTTGTTGTTTCACTGGGGGGTATTACAACGTCAGGTGCGCATTGAGGGCACGGTTGAAAAAACCACGCAACAGCAATCAGAACAATACTTTCACAGTCGAGGCCGAGGCAGTCAGATTGGCGCTTGGGCGTCGAAGCAAAGTCAACGCATTCAATACGAGGGTGAATTAAAGCAACGCGAAGCCAAATTTAGTGAGCAATTTAAAGACCAAGAAGTGCCTCTACCCGAATTTTGGGGGGGTTATCGCATCAAGCCGAGCTATATCGAATTTTGGCAAGGCCGTGCAAATAGATTGCATGATCGCATTTGCTTTGAACGCGGTGACAACGACTGGCACACCTACTCACTTCACCCATAA
- a CDS encoding pitrilysin family protein, translated as MVKNIKLTMVSVSVALALGLSGCTVNADSQNQAVTQSTASAQAHKLTYLRTVEGIEEYQLTNGLKVLLFADASQPKTLVNITYRVGSVDEHYGETGMAHLLEHMLFKGSTNYPQIDTEFKKRGMQTNATTWLDRTNYFEVFDANEDTLAWALGMEADRMVNATFDEQQLQSEMTVVRNEMERNENNAIRMLLSRMSSTAFLWHNYGNSTIGARSDVENFPFARLRAFYKKHYRPDNAVLTIAGRFDKQATIERIEQTFGAIAKPEKPMQAQYTVEPTQDGEREVNLRRVGDVPYIGLAYHIPSGLHPDAAALRVLQEIMGDYTRGRLQKNLVETKIATAAFNLSFMLKDSSQYFLFAQGEKGKPTDVMEQKLIELIENIAQKPITEEEVTLAKLKLAKQAEQAMRDVTAVGMELSEYIAKGDYRHAFYFRDQIENVTADQVQAAAEKYFVASNRTLGRFIPTQKPVRAEIPQAPDLTEVLQDYKGKAVVAAGEVYDNSVANIKQRLRTSQWPEGTELNIYPKKLRGEEVIITMNFPSGSARSLTNQGQAIGFIGSLIPLANANYSKEQIATRLDQLKSSIAISTDAGQTSIAITTDKSHFSDTVLFLGELLSAPTFAQQELDVLRRSAIAAIETQRNEPRSIASNSFRKALYNYPEGHPYAHLSLDQQIEMINKVTPEQLVALYNSHFNINNGHITVVGDVDVQQSSDLLRQVLSPYSNNTPYQRIKRDLKPLAGAVVKTNTPDKANAQLYIVNPIEMKVDDPDYIALYIANSIFGGDAFTSRIGARIRVKEGYSYSVGSGIQADMFNDTGLFFTVAIAAPENMPAVVDAFKEEVAKVVNDGFSDEELERAVKGFISNRTRSWANDATVAGVINNASKEEVDLAFYDQQIEAAKSLTTDDVKAAFVKHIASLDFNVFMAGDFAKQEAIEESVGAQ; from the coding sequence ATGGTGAAAAATATAAAACTGACAATGGTAAGCGTATCGGTGGCCTTGGCATTGGGCTTGTCAGGGTGCACAGTAAATGCTGACTCACAAAACCAAGCGGTTACGCAATCGACGGCATCAGCTCAGGCACATAAGCTGACGTATCTGAGAACGGTAGAGGGGATCGAAGAGTACCAACTGACAAACGGTTTAAAAGTATTGCTTTTTGCCGATGCTTCACAACCAAAGACTTTAGTTAATATTACCTATCGAGTGGGGTCTGTTGATGAACATTATGGCGAAACCGGTATGGCGCATTTGTTGGAGCACATGTTGTTTAAAGGCTCTACTAATTACCCGCAAATAGATACCGAATTTAAAAAGCGCGGTATGCAAACTAACGCCACAACCTGGTTAGACCGCACCAATTATTTTGAAGTGTTTGATGCCAACGAAGATACGTTGGCATGGGCGCTTGGAATGGAAGCCGATCGCATGGTCAATGCCACCTTTGACGAACAGCAATTACAGAGTGAAATGACGGTGGTGCGCAACGAAATGGAACGCAATGAAAACAATGCGATCCGGATGTTGTTATCGCGGATGTCATCTACGGCTTTTTTATGGCACAACTACGGCAACTCGACCATTGGTGCGCGCTCCGATGTTGAAAATTTTCCGTTCGCCAGATTAAGGGCCTTTTATAAAAAGCATTATCGACCGGATAACGCCGTATTAACCATTGCGGGGCGTTTTGATAAACAAGCAACCATCGAACGTATTGAACAAACGTTTGGTGCCATTGCCAAACCGGAAAAACCGATGCAAGCGCAATACACGGTTGAGCCAACTCAAGACGGCGAACGAGAAGTTAACTTACGCCGCGTTGGCGACGTTCCCTATATTGGTTTGGCCTATCACATTCCCAGTGGGTTACACCCAGATGCAGCAGCACTGCGCGTGTTACAAGAAATTATGGGCGACTACACCCGCGGCCGTTTGCAAAAGAACTTAGTCGAAACCAAAATAGCGACGGCAGCATTTAATTTGAGCTTTATGCTCAAAGACAGTTCGCAATACTTTCTGTTTGCACAAGGAGAAAAGGGCAAGCCAACCGATGTTATGGAACAAAAGCTTATTGAGCTAATTGAAAATATCGCTCAGAAACCAATTACTGAGGAAGAAGTCACCTTGGCTAAGCTGAAATTGGCAAAACAGGCCGAACAAGCGATGCGCGACGTAACCGCGGTGGGTATGGAGTTGTCCGAATACATTGCCAAAGGGGACTATCGACACGCGTTTTATTTTCGCGATCAAATTGAAAACGTAACCGCTGATCAGGTACAGGCGGCAGCCGAAAAATACTTTGTTGCCTCTAATCGAACGCTGGGGCGTTTTATTCCAACGCAAAAACCTGTACGCGCAGAAATTCCCCAGGCCCCAGATCTTACTGAGGTGTTGCAAGACTACAAGGGCAAAGCCGTTGTTGCCGCGGGTGAGGTCTACGATAATTCGGTAGCCAATATTAAACAGCGTCTGCGCACAAGTCAGTGGCCTGAAGGAACTGAGCTAAATATTTACCCAAAAAAGCTACGTGGCGAAGAGGTTATCATCACCATGAACTTTCCGTCGGGTAGTGCTCGCTCACTAACCAATCAAGGTCAAGCCATCGGCTTTATCGGTAGCTTAATACCGCTTGCCAATGCAAACTACAGCAAAGAGCAAATAGCTACCAGACTCGATCAACTCAAAAGTTCAATAGCGATAAGTACTGATGCTGGTCAAACGTCAATCGCGATTACCACGGATAAAAGCCATTTTAGCGATACCGTGTTGTTTTTAGGGGAGTTGCTATCTGCGCCAACATTTGCCCAACAAGAGTTGGATGTGTTGCGTCGTTCGGCTATTGCGGCTATAGAAACTCAGCGCAATGAGCCACGTTCGATTGCGTCGAATAGCTTTAGAAAGGCCCTGTATAATTACCCCGAGGGACACCCCTATGCGCATTTGTCGCTTGATCAGCAAATTGAGATGATCAACAAGGTGACGCCAGAGCAGTTAGTGGCGCTTTATAACAGTCACTTTAATATCAACAACGGTCATATCACCGTAGTTGGTGACGTCGATGTACAACAAAGCTCAGACTTGTTGCGTCAAGTATTGAGCCCGTATAGCAATAACACGCCGTATCAACGGATCAAGCGCGATCTCAAACCGCTTGCCGGCGCCGTCGTCAAGACCAACACGCCGGATAAAGCCAATGCACAATTATACATTGTTAATCCGATCGAAATGAAAGTTGATGATCCAGACTATATCGCCTTGTACATTGCCAATTCTATTTTTGGTGGCGATGCATTTACATCGCGCATTGGCGCGCGAATTCGGGTAAAAGAGGGCTACAGTTATTCGGTTGGCTCGGGTATTCAGGCGGATATGTTTAACGATACGGGGCTGTTTTTTACCGTCGCCATCGCCGCTCCTGAGAATATGCCAGCAGTTGTCGATGCGTTTAAAGAAGAAGTGGCAAAAGTCGTGAACGACGGTTTTAGCGATGAGGAGCTTGAGCGAGCGGTAAAAGGCTTTATCAGCAATCGCACTCGCTCTTGGGCTAATGACGCAACGGTGGCAGGAGTGATTAATAACGCCAGTAAAGAAGAGGTTGATTTAGCCTTTTACGATCAACAAATTGAAGCGGCGAAATCTCTGACCACTGATGATGTGAAAGCAGCGTTTGTCAAACACATTGCCAGCTTGGACTTTAATGTGTTTATGGCCGGTGATTTTGCCAAACAAGAGGCGATAGAAGAGTCGGTTGGCGCTCAATAG